The Daphnia pulicaria isolate SC F1-1A chromosome 12, SC_F0-13Bv2, whole genome shotgun sequence genome segment GCGATCATTTCTATCCTTCCTTTTAACTCGGTTCGTAATGGCCACCATTTTCTTTACGGGAAAATTCCAGCTATAACGAGTTCTCggctgtttttaaaaaagtcgtGAGCTCGTGATTGAGACATCGTGATGAATTACTCATGCAACGTTTCAGCATCAGGCTTCCCAAGTTAGGTGATAATCTACGACGTCAAATAACCTTAGGTTAGACACTTGGTGGTTAAAAAGTTTTTAGTCGGAATTTTTTCAACGTGACTCATTCTTCACTTACATATCGTCGATATGGGAGATAAGAGCCTACTACAATGTATAGGCACGGCAAGGcattaatttttgtattttaaaaaggtgAAGAATGTACATCATTCATATTTTTCCACTCTTTCTTCTGAGAAAAAGAACCGATGACCGCACCCGATTCATCACTGCCGTAATAGCTGTCTTGAAGTGTCTAACCCACTTTGAAAGTCAAACATCCAGCTGGTCCCGCTTCATGATTATGTGTAGTGCTTTGTTATAACCGTTACATATCGCCCGTTGGGTTTGAGTCTGCAGCATACCAAATTTGTAGAAAGGGTTTGGCAAATCAAGCAACCAACAGACTTCATTAAATCGATAGATATCGGAATGTTTGCGGTGCTTATTTCTAATGAATTTGAGCAAATTTTTAATGGtcgttttaaaaaagttacgtTCAATATTTAATACCGACAAAGAGAAGCAATTTGACAGGAAAAAGGTTTATGTATGGATGGATCAGCAGGGCTAGCTTTTCAACGAAGATTAAGAAAATGCTCTATCACTCATCtacttatatttttaaatataatcaCTCGACGTTTCTAGGGGTTTATTCTTTCTGGGACGCATAAGTAATTGTGTACGGCACTCCTCTTTCGTTAAGAGGTAATAAAAGTCAGCTTAAAATAAGgagattatttaaaattgaaaaatgtacGGAAACAACACAAAACGAACTTAATGGCCCTCTTATTCGGTGAATACGGCAGAACTGGGACTTAActgtttttggaaattttttagagattaaattttaaaataccgTAGTTACCGGTATTCCACACTCCACGGTAGATTTATCTAATAAATTGTTGGATGTAGTCCTAGTGACTATCTCATTCGAAATTCGACGCAGTAAAAATTGACGTGTTTCATGACATATCTAAAACTGCACACGTACAAGTACAAACTACGCACAAAAACATTAACGCATAGAAATAGGACAACAAGTTGCCGAACCGGTAAATCGCGTTGCTTGATATGTCTGTCAAATGGAATCCCCCGTGaggattgttttttaattacatccgttaaacataaataaataaatgcacATAAATGCATCCGGAGAATTCAAACAAGAATTGCGTAAAAGACCTAGAagcattcaaatatttttaatcaatgATTCAATTGCCATCTATCAATGATGACAAGAACGAAATCAGAACGCAAACAGCTGATCTGTCAAAGTCATTTGCAAACAGATTATCATTGAGTCATCAATATACTTCGTCATTGAATATTTAGCGTCATTGGCCTATTGAACACGTTATCTTGATCTCGCCTATAACTTTTGATCATTTGTGAACCTTAACAAGCATTTTTACTGTTGATGGAAGATGGCTAACAGCAATTTCGGCACGTCATCCTACCAAGCCGGCCGTGAAGGCGACTTCTCAAAGTTGTCTCAACAAATCGGAACGAATATACAGAAAATTTCTCAAAATGGTAAATTTACAGCTTTACAAAATTGCCTGAAATCAGACCGAACATTGATGCAtataatgttttaattttccttCTCTACTAGCATCGTCTATGCAAAGAATAGTCGTTCAACTGGGAACCCCAGCTGATAATCAACAACTTAGAAACCAATTGTGAGTTATAAAATGTGTTTCATGGAAACCCAATAAATAACCATATTTTACATTATAGGCATCAAATTCAGCATTACACTGGCCAGTTGGCCAAAGACACCAGCAAATCATTGAAAGATTTGGGTGCTATTTCTCTACAGTCATCGGAACAggtctttttgatttctctatgTCGTCAAAATCACCCTTTAAAACTAGCAATTTTATATCTAGAGGGTCTTCAAACTCCAACGAGAAAGGCTTTTGAATGACTTTACAGCTGCATTAAACAGTTTTCAGAGCTTGCAGAGAGAAGCTGCTCAACGTGAAAAAGATGAGGTACATTTGAACACTTAAtgaaagagaaatagaaattttcCACTTACCATTGTTATGACACAGGTCAAAAGAGTTAGAACTGCTTCGATCCTCAACCCTCCAGAGAGCTCAAAGGAGGCCTTGGTTGTACTTGATGAGACCAAATCTCAACATTTCCAATCGTCGCAGCAGCGCCAGATGCAAATGCAAGAAGAGGAGGTAGACATTCAAGCTCTTGTTGAACGCGAAAGAGCTATTCGCCAATTGGaggtaaaattaattaaccACTAACTCATTAGTTAAATATTGAGAGCGCCCATAACTACGTTGTACACTGAAGGGGGTCTTGAATATTGTGACAGTAATAGGAGGGGGGACAAGCAAATTTGACGTCCCTACCTGCCGTCTGTTTCAGAGAAAAACGttacaaaaatttttgttgaaaggaaaagaaggtcATTTACGTAAGATCATTTTGAAGGGAGGGGGTGGATTCCTTGGGGACAGATTGGAATGGGGGGAGGAGGGtacaaaatttttgaattttgcgtGACTTAATTAATGGATatttaattacaatttatCTAATTTCAGTCTGATATCGTTGACGTCAATACCATCTTCAAAGAATTGGCTACGATGGTCCACGAACAAGGTGAAATGATTGACAGTATTGAAGCTAATGTTGAAACTGCCCAAATGCGCGTTGAAGAAGGTACTAGCCAATTGGCCACTGCTGCATCTTATCAggtaaatcaaattcaaaatttaatagATTAAGATACTCAAAATAAATGTTACTATTTCGTTTCCAGACAAGAATACGTCgaagaaaatgtattataGCAATCATAGCGGCCATCGTAGTGATGATAATAATTGGTATAATTATCTGGCAGTCACGTTAAAAATTCCAGCAtcctttttaatttgaatccTTCCTCTATATTTCATTTCCCTGATTAATACTAACAATCACATACATTATGAGCAGTGGCTACACTCATTCCAATAATGCtatattcttctttccctCCTCCCCCTCAGTCATTCATCAGACATCAGCTCATCTGTAATCCCGGATAAATGTATTATAAAATCTGATAAGAAATGGGCGAGAAAAGCTATTGATGTTATTTTCGTGAAGTTCCTTCATATGTATTATTCCTCGTAGAGTCCCCCTAACGAATCATTATTTGGATGTGTGGATTTAGAAAAACCGTTGCGTTTAAACATAACGTATAGCACCAGCCCGAAATACACAGACCCATACGTTTAACCCCGTTAAACTATGCATTAgtacgtttttctttctcaagtTCGGAAACACCAAACacggaattttaaaaacaaaaaattttgaaattaaatcagcGGATTTCATTCGcgcttttatttcaaattacaAACACGACAAAATGTCAGAAAATTACCATGAATTAAAATGGTTGCCAcctgtttcggcactttttttcggcacttcgatttcgtcgttttcggcactgtttttgtcgttttcggcactgtttttgtctttttcggcaCCGCCGCCAGATTTAGTTCCAGGCGTCATGTTTTTGGGAGGGTTGCCaggcgtgtgtgtttttccgtttcggcactatatttttccgtttcggcactatgtttttccgtttcggcactacgTTTTTCTGTTTCGGCACTATTAttgtatttattgtatttattattagatttatttattggattttaataaaatgttgtcaaaattttaacaccCCAAATTGGAGTGCTGATGCTTTAAACCACTCAACTAACTAGACATTTCAATCTGATAAAGTTGGTTAGACTAGCGATGACTCCGGGATGTTAGTTTTCGGATTCTGTTCCAGTTTtagtttccgtttcggcatcgtcgcaaaatttgtattccaccaggtgtcgtgtaaacacaaataaacacacaccgCGCCAACCTTACACCATGGCCTACTGAAATAACGGCCCAACAGCTCGCTATCTCCCTGTTGCCGAATGGTTTCAGCCCCTACCCCTTCCCATCCCCTACTTTTCATAGCCAGAGGGTCGTAAGTTCCTTCAGAAAGTTCCACATTCCATGGAAAAGTTCCACATTCCATGGTATGTGGAACTTCAGTAGGCCATGCCTTACACAcaccacatttaaaaaaaaaataagaaagcagAACGGCACACCCTAGAAGGCTCTACCCCCCAAAAAGCTATTATCTAAAACATGTCAGAGCgcccctagcggcctgacggtgcaatagcgCGGATAGTAAATTGACATGAATGAATCGAGTGATTTAATCACATGATTATTGTCCAAAAAACTTCCATACGGGTGGCACAgaattggtgccgaaacggtgaaatttggtgccgaaacaaacaatagtttttCATGTTCGAGGACGTATGGTTTGCATGGGGTGCCGAAACGGTTGaagttggtgccgaaacgatcgaaattggtgccgaaacggtcaaatttggtgccgaaatggacaatattttttcataatcgaggaagtgtggtttgcatggggtgccgaaaacgacgaaatcgaagtgccgaaaaaaagtgccgaaactggTGGACACCATTAAAATTATATGTTTTGGGGCAGTCATTGCATTTCAGAatctgaatttttgaaattcttaactaaaaaaatgtcaaaaacatgttaaattATAGTAAGCGTATTGCGTAGTTTAACCGGTAAAAATATTCTATCTTGCAGATAATTCGAATTCGACCCACACCTGCTAACCTACAAACGACAACGACGTTACCTCGCGACCTTCGTTGCTCCAGTTCAGTCTGGTTCAGTTAACTTATAATAACTGCTCTGAATTCACCATTAGAAATCGCATTTTCGAGGGAAAATCTGTCATCAGTGCACTACCTATTACGTCAAAGTTTAGTTGTTCTGCAAGTTTCGAGTAAGCTCAATACAAGCTTGCATTTGTGTATGTTGGTAACTATGTAGGTCATCAGTGAAAGGGAAAAACTTTGTTCCATGATTATTACAGCTGTTTGATCAATAGGAGTCGCGAGAAAATTGTTGACTTCAAAACAGACTTAAAgtgatttttttcccttaaaaAACAGCAAACCAGACAGAAAACTATATAGTAAAAATGGATTCATCACAGCCTATTCCAGTAAGTTTTgctcaaatggaaaaagatcTTATTTCTGCCCTTGAAAGTGATGCTCACAATCAGCTAGAGAATGAGGCTAAACTCAGAGCCATATCTCAGCGGGTTTCATATGATGAATTCAGGTAAAGATTTTGTCTATTCCACTGTTGATTAAGCACTAACAATCTTGTAAAATCTTCTAGAGATATTGTACGTGGAGTTCATCTAAAACCAGTACCAACTGGCTCGCTTTCTGTCAACAAAccacaaaaaggaagaatatggAATAACATTGCATTGAGCAAAAAAAGTTATGAAACAGAGGCATGTGAAGCTAGAAAAGGACCAGCAGCAACACCAGCAAATAACTACAGCCTTAATCAACTCCCAATATCTGCTCAATTTCTGAATTCCTGGCAGCAATCAGACACAAAATCAAGGCTTTTGATTTTGTACAAAATAGGTCCTGCAGGTTTAAATAACATATTTACAATTGACATGCCAACTGCCCTGTTGGGAGAAATTTTTGAAGCTCTCCTCTGTTTCAATCCTGTAACAGATGTGGTAGCAGTGATTAAGTTGATGGAAGCGCTCACTAAAATTAAGCGTTTCAATCTAATTGTACATTTTCTCAATGCTTCTGAGAGGGAAACCTGTCAGCAGTTGATTACCAAGCTCTTAGCTAGTCTTGTTCAACGGGAACAAGATTTTGCTGAAGAAGGCATTACAGAGTGGACCATTCAAGAATTGGGCAAACGATTTCTAGTTAGGTTATAAAGCAATTCATCCACTACTTACCTTCTTGTTCCTCCCAACTGTCAATCTCCAAAGACCATTTCTCTAAGAGAAAGCCAGCAGCAAAGTATTCATCAGATTCTGAAAGGGGaagaattatattttaaatttttataccTAATTATCCACTGAACAAAACATTTCCATTTGTTACAGTGTTGTTAAAACTGCCAATTATTCCCGTTTTTATTGTCATTTGTTCAGTCATTCCTTCTATTAGTTATATAAAACTTAGTTCTTTGGAATATCGGTTTGTGATGTTATGCAATCAACTCATTTTCTTAGCTTTTTCCAGCCTTTGTGTTTGTCTGGCATCTTTAAAACTcaattagaaataaataatacaaaatattaaatttttctcttttattgacAAACACCGTAGCCACACAAATATTCATCCAGAAATTAAAATAGGACA includes the following:
- the LOC124316491 gene encoding syntaxin-7-like, which gives rise to MANSNFGTSSYQAGREGDFSKLSQQIGTNIQKISQNASSMQRIVVQLGTPADNQQLRNQLHQIQHYTGQLAKDTSKSLKDLGAISLQSSEQRVFKLQRERLLNDFTAALNSFQSLQREAAQREKDEVKRVRTASILNPPESSKEALVVLDETKSQHFQSSQQRQMQMQEEEVDIQALVERERAIRQLESDIVDVNTIFKELATMVHEQGEMIDSIEANVETAQMRVEEGTSQLATAASYQTRIRRRKCIIAIIAAIVVMIIIGIIIWQSR
- the LOC124316515 gene encoding coiled-coil domain-containing protein 103-like; translated protein: MDSSQPIPVSFAQMEKDLISALESDAHNQLENEAKLRAISQRVSYDEFRDIVRGVHLKPVPTGSLSVNKPQKGRIWNNIALSKKSYETEACEARKGPAATPANNYSLNQLPISAQFLNSWQQSDTKSRLLILYKIGPAGLNNIFTIDMPTALLGEIFEALLCFNPVTDVVAVIKLMEALTKIKRFNLIVHFLNASERETCQQLITKLLASLVQREQDFAEEGITEWTIQELGKRFLVRL